In Clostridium sp. SY8519, one genomic interval encodes:
- a CDS encoding HU family DNA-binding protein, with protein MNKSELVAAVAERAGLQKKDAEKAVTAFTDVIADALKAGDKVQLVGFGSFEVTERAARTGRNPQTKQTIEIPASKAPKFKAGKALKDLVNEK; from the coding sequence ATGAATAAATCTGAATTAGTAGCAGCAGTAGCTGAGAGAGCCGGACTGCAGAAGAAGGATGCGGAAAAGGCAGTGACTGCTTTCACAGATGTTATCGCGGATGCCTTAAAGGCAGGAGATAAAGTTCAGTTAGTTGGTTTTGGTTCTTTTGAAGTAACCGAGAGAGCCGCAAGAACAGGCAGAAACCCGCAGACAAAGCAGACCATCGAGATTCCGGCTTCCAAAGCTCCTAAATTCAAAGCAGGAAAGGCATTAAAGGATCTCGTGAACGAGAAATAA
- a CDS encoding RNA-binding S4 domain-containing protein: MRLDKYLKVSRLVKRRTVANEACDAGRVTVNGKTAKASQNVKVGDIIEIAYGNRAVKAEILQIADTSRKEEAKEMFRYL, from the coding sequence ATGAGACTGGATAAATATCTGAAAGTGTCACGCCTGGTGAAACGCAGGACCGTGGCCAATGAGGCCTGTGACGCCGGACGCGTCACGGTGAACGGCAAAACAGCCAAAGCATCCCAGAATGTAAAAGTCGGAGATATTATCGAGATTGCCTACGGCAACCGGGCGGTGAAGGCAGAGATCCTTCAGATCGCGGATACCTCCCGCAAAGAAGAAGCCAAGGAAATGTTCCGCTATCTGTAG
- a CDS encoding septum formation initiator family protein, giving the protein MASMSSPDKSSKSRTQKNRKRAAAQKRHAQSRVHRLNALKDKKRNRIAKLCVSGMAVALVAILSVQILQLDARNKSYQEQKAQLETQLTSEKNRTKKLEEEKKYVNSDQYVENEAKSKLGMAGDDEIVFKEK; this is encoded by the coding sequence ATGGCATCTATGTCATCCCCAGACAAATCATCCAAAAGCAGAACACAGAAAAACAGAAAACGCGCCGCCGCCCAGAAACGGCATGCCCAGAGCAGGGTACATCGTCTGAACGCGCTCAAAGATAAAAAACGCAACCGGATCGCGAAGCTGTGCGTATCCGGGATGGCAGTCGCGCTGGTGGCGATCCTCTCGGTGCAGATCCTGCAGCTGGATGCCAGAAACAAATCCTACCAGGAGCAGAAAGCGCAGCTGGAGACCCAGCTGACAAGCGAGAAGAACCGCACGAAAAAGCTGGAAGAAGAGAAAAAATACGTAAACTCCGATCAGTATGTGGAAAATGAAGCCAAATCCAAACTGGGCATGGCTGGTGATGACGAGATCGTATTTAAGGAAAAATAA
- the tilS gene encoding tRNA lysidine(34) synthetase TilS, with protein MEKQVLNYMRLHQMTRPGQLVLAGVSGGADSVCLLLVLHALSGQLKIRLTAVYVEHGIRGADSIADGRFVQQLCKELGIPFLMKQVDARAAAEAAHETLEEAARRLRYQVFHQTADALGAARIAVAHHGEDCAETMLFHLVRGTGLTGLTGIRPVREQIIRPLLCVSREEIEDYLAARQQTYVTDVTNSDLNYARNRIRHRVLPQLEQINSRAVDHMRRTAEHLIAVEDYLAGQIREARRAAVRKTENGAEISCRALETLHPVIRQEMIHQLLGETAGSRKDLTQRHIDGVLELAAGQTGRQIILPYGMTARRSYDTLLLERKAKPAECGKPAAAVSLGGPGDYLLPDGTSCRVQRSPYAGDAKKIEEKAYTKWFDCDKIKNSLQIRYRRPGDYLCVTESGGRKKLKDYFIDEKIPREARDQILLLADGSHILWVLGHRISAAYKVTEQTKTVLQVQVNQK; from the coding sequence ATGGAAAAACAGGTGCTGAATTATATGAGACTGCATCAGATGACCCGTCCGGGACAGCTGGTGCTGGCCGGGGTGTCCGGCGGCGCGGACTCGGTCTGCCTGCTTCTGGTGCTGCATGCCTTAAGCGGGCAGCTTAAGATCCGGCTGACGGCGGTGTACGTGGAACACGGCATCCGCGGCGCGGACAGCATAGCGGACGGTCGGTTCGTGCAGCAGCTCTGCAAAGAACTGGGAATCCCGTTTCTCATGAAGCAGGTGGATGCCCGGGCCGCGGCTGAGGCCGCCCATGAGACGCTGGAGGAGGCGGCCAGAAGACTGCGGTACCAGGTTTTTCACCAGACGGCGGATGCCCTGGGGGCGGCGAGGATTGCGGTGGCCCATCATGGCGAGGACTGCGCGGAGACCATGCTCTTCCATTTGGTACGGGGAACCGGACTCACCGGACTTACCGGCATCCGGCCGGTGCGGGAACAGATTATCCGACCGCTGCTGTGCGTCAGCAGAGAAGAAATCGAAGACTATCTGGCGGCGCGGCAGCAGACCTATGTTACCGATGTCACCAACAGTGACCTGAACTACGCCAGAAACCGGATCCGCCACCGGGTGCTGCCCCAGCTGGAACAGATCAACAGCCGGGCGGTGGACCATATGCGCCGGACCGCGGAGCACCTGATCGCAGTGGAGGACTATCTGGCCGGGCAGATCCGGGAGGCCCGCCGGGCAGCAGTGCGGAAAACCGAAAACGGCGCGGAAATTTCCTGCCGGGCGCTTGAGACCCTTCATCCGGTGATACGCCAGGAGATGATTCATCAGCTTCTGGGAGAAACGGCGGGAAGCCGGAAGGATCTAACCCAGCGGCACATCGACGGAGTGCTGGAACTGGCGGCAGGACAGACCGGCAGGCAGATCATCCTTCCCTATGGGATGACGGCCCGCCGGAGCTATGATACACTGCTGCTGGAAAGGAAGGCAAAACCCGCGGAATGCGGAAAACCCGCGGCAGCAGTTTCACTGGGCGGACCGGGGGACTATCTGCTGCCGGACGGCACCTCCTGCCGGGTGCAGCGCAGTCCTTATGCCGGAGATGCAAAAAAAATAGAAGAAAAAGCATATACGAAATGGTTTGACTGTGATAAAATTAAAAATAGTCTGCAGATACGTTATCGTCGGCCGGGGGACTACCTGTGTGTGACGGAATCCGGCGGCAGAAAAAAGCTCAAAGATTACTTTATCGATGAGAAAATTCCGCGGGAAGCGCGGGATCAGATCCTGCTTTTAGCGGACGGTTCCCACATCCTGTGGGTGTTGGGACACCGGATCAGCGCCGCATATAAAGTCACCGAACAGACAAAGACTGTACTGCAGGTTCAGGTTAATCAGAAATAA
- the hpt gene encoding hypoxanthine phosphoribosyltransferase, producing the protein MSETIKVMISEEEVEAKISELGRQITEELKGEPVKLICILRGAAFFACELAKRIEAPVYIDFMSASSYGNSTESSGQVTIKKDLDDPVEGENVLVVEDIIDSGRTLSFLLKELKARGAKKVMLCTLLDKPERRVVEVPIDYCGFRIPDQFVVGYGLDYAQKYRNLPYIGIVEFD; encoded by the coding sequence ATGAGTGAAACAATCAAAGTCATGATCAGCGAGGAGGAAGTAGAGGCCAAGATCAGCGAACTGGGCAGACAGATCACGGAAGAACTGAAGGGAGAGCCGGTCAAGCTGATCTGCATTCTTCGTGGAGCAGCTTTTTTTGCGTGTGAGCTGGCCAAACGGATTGAGGCACCGGTATATATTGATTTTATGTCCGCTTCCAGTTACGGCAACAGCACGGAGTCATCCGGACAGGTTACCATCAAGAAGGACCTGGATGATCCGGTGGAAGGAGAAAACGTACTGGTAGTGGAAGATATCATTGACTCCGGCCGTACACTGAGCTTTCTGCTGAAGGAACTGAAAGCCAGGGGCGCGAAGAAAGTCATGCTGTGCACCCTGCTGGACAAACCGGAACGCCGTGTGGTGGAGGTGCCGATTGATTACTGCGGATTCCGTATTCCGGATCAGTTTGTTGTCGGCTACGGACTGGATTACGCACAGAAATACAGGAACCTTCCCTATATAGGAATTGTGGAATTTGATTAG
- the ftsH gene encoding ATP-dependent zinc metalloprotease FtsH codes for MRRSRGLWIYICLILIVLAIIPSLSGRWGSSNSTYSYSQFQEDVQDKKVSSVEVDQNEEVPTGSLKVTLTDGQEMTLYVSNVNDAQKYLDREGVTYAVKDVPGENIWADILPSIILIVIMIVFFAMMSNSANAGGGANSKMMNFGKSRASMTNGENVNVSFENVAGLEEEKEELQEIVDFLRDPFKYTKVGARIPKGVLLEGPPGTGKTLLAKAVAGEAKVPFFSISGSDFVEMFVGVGASRVRDLFENAKKNAPCIVFIDEIDAVARRRGTGLGGGHDEREQTLNQMLVEMDGFGANEGIIVMAATNRVDILDPAILRPGRFDRKVVVGRPDVKGREEILKVHCKNKPIGDDVDLKQIAQTTAGFTGADLENLMNEAAIGAAKEKRSFIRQDDIRKAFVKVGIGTEKKSRVISDKEKRITAFHEAGHAILFHVLPDVGPVYTVSIIPTGQGAAGYTMPLPDRDEMFYTKGHMLQDIEVALGGRIAEEMIFDDITTGASQDIKQATQVARGMVTRYGMSDNIGLISYTSDDDEVFIGRDLAHQRSYGENIQTEIDAEVKRIIDDCYREARRIIEEHEDVLHRCAELLLEKEKIHREEFEALFEKKPDPAEPIAFEEV; via the coding sequence TTGCGTAGATCGAGGGGGTTATGGATTTATATCTGCCTCATTCTGATCGTTCTGGCGATTATCCCGTCGCTGAGCGGAAGATGGGGCTCATCCAACAGTACGTATTCCTACAGCCAGTTTCAGGAAGATGTACAGGATAAAAAAGTAAGCAGTGTGGAGGTGGACCAGAACGAAGAAGTTCCCACCGGTTCACTGAAGGTCACACTGACCGACGGTCAGGAGATGACACTGTATGTATCGAATGTCAATGACGCGCAGAAATATTTGGACCGGGAAGGCGTGACCTATGCGGTGAAGGATGTGCCCGGTGAGAACATATGGGCAGACATTCTTCCGTCCATTATCCTGATCGTCATTATGATTGTCTTTTTCGCAATGATGAGCAATTCCGCCAACGCGGGCGGCGGAGCCAACAGCAAGATGATGAACTTCGGCAAAAGCCGGGCATCTATGACAAACGGCGAAAATGTCAACGTAAGCTTTGAAAATGTAGCCGGCCTGGAAGAGGAAAAAGAAGAACTGCAGGAAATCGTGGATTTCCTGCGGGATCCGTTCAAATATACGAAAGTCGGCGCCAGAATTCCGAAAGGCGTACTGCTGGAGGGCCCTCCGGGTACCGGTAAGACATTGCTGGCCAAGGCAGTGGCCGGAGAAGCGAAAGTACCGTTTTTCTCCATTTCTGGTTCGGACTTTGTGGAGATGTTCGTGGGTGTCGGCGCGTCCCGTGTCCGTGATCTGTTTGAAAATGCCAAGAAAAATGCGCCCTGCATCGTCTTTATTGATGAGATCGACGCTGTGGCCAGACGCAGGGGCACAGGCCTGGGCGGCGGTCATGACGAGCGGGAGCAGACACTGAACCAGATGCTGGTGGAGATGGACGGTTTCGGAGCCAACGAGGGAATCATCGTGATGGCCGCCACGAACCGTGTGGATATTCTGGATCCGGCGATCCTGCGTCCGGGCCGTTTTGACCGGAAGGTCGTAGTCGGCCGTCCGGATGTCAAGGGCCGGGAAGAGATCCTGAAGGTTCACTGCAAAAACAAACCCATCGGCGATGATGTGGATCTGAAGCAGATTGCCCAGACCACGGCAGGATTTACCGGCGCGGATCTGGAGAATCTCATGAACGAGGCGGCAATCGGGGCAGCGAAGGAAAAACGCAGCTTTATCCGTCAGGATGATATCCGCAAGGCCTTCGTGAAGGTTGGAATCGGAACCGAAAAGAAGAGCCGCGTGATTTCCGATAAGGAGAAACGGATCACTGCCTTCCATGAGGCAGGCCATGCGATCCTGTTCCATGTGCTTCCGGATGTGGGACCGGTCTATACCGTATCCATCATTCCCACCGGACAGGGTGCGGCAGGCTATACCATGCCGCTGCCGGACCGGGATGAGATGTTCTACACCAAAGGACACATGCTGCAGGATATTGAGGTGGCACTGGGCGGCCGCATTGCGGAGGAGATGATTTTTGACGATATCACCACCGGCGCCTCCCAGGACATCAAGCAGGCGACACAGGTAGCCCGGGGAATGGTCACCCGGTACGGCATGTCGGATAATATCGGCCTCATCAGTTATACCAGTGACGATGATGAAGTGTTTATCGGACGGGATCTGGCCCATCAGCGCAGCTACGGGGAAAATATTCAGACAGAGATTGACGCGGAAGTGAAGCGGATCATTGATGACTGCTACAGGGAAGCACGCCGGATCATTGAGGAGCATGAAGATGTGCTCCACCGCTGTGCGGAACTGCTGCTGGAAAAAGAGAAGATTCACAGAGAAGAATTCGAAGCGCTTTTCGAGAAGAAACCGGATCCGGCGGAGCCGATTGCTTTTGAGGAAGTTTAG
- a CDS encoding alpha-glycosidase, whose protein sequence is MDEMKFMNSFFSDGTEDYCCPTEPGKYDAVTIRFRLMENTADAVCLYTGKSRIPMRKDCNLCGFDYYVTEVPLTGEEFRYRFQIERGADIYHYDRYGACKEDRREYEFVLEPGFSVPKWARGAVMYQIFVDRFCCGNPDITVRNGEYYYINRHVSAVDNWYKYPEDFDVSEFYGGDLDGVIQKLDYLEDLGIEVIYFNPLFVSPSSHKYDTQDYDYIDPHIGAIPVDGGDLLADGETDNRRAGCYRRRVTDPRNLEASNRKFIELVEKAHARGIRVIIDGVFNHCGSFHKWLDREGIYENAVGYREGAYHSKSSPYHDFFHFEDENAFPENSTYEGWWGHDTLPKLNYEGSRVLEQYILDIGAKWVSPPYNADGWRLDVAADLGHSQDYNHRFWKEFRKRVKEANPEALILAEHYGDPSPWLRGGQWDSVMNYDAFMEPISWFLTGMEKHSEEFREDMLGNSEAALHALRHNMSRMLTPSLQCAMNQLSNHDHSRFLTRTNHMVGRAFHLGKKAASQGVNKGVMKEAVVFQMTFPGAPTLYYGDEAGVCGFTDPDNRRTYPWGREDQELLNFHKEIIRIHKENEAFRTGSVRELAMERNMICFARFNRQQQFVIVCNNSDYSKSLHIDVWIAGIPKDAVLEQIMYTQPESFSTRPVQYQLEDGVLTITLPKYSAVILKKQQ, encoded by the coding sequence ATGGATGAAATGAAATTTATGAACAGTTTTTTCAGTGACGGCACAGAAGATTACTGCTGTCCCACAGAACCGGGGAAGTATGACGCGGTAACCATCCGCTTCCGGCTGATGGAGAATACGGCGGATGCCGTATGTCTCTATACGGGGAAAAGCCGGATCCCCATGCGAAAAGACTGTAATCTGTGCGGGTTTGATTATTATGTGACGGAAGTACCGCTTACCGGGGAAGAATTCCGGTATCGATTTCAGATTGAGCGGGGCGCGGACATTTATCATTATGACCGGTATGGCGCCTGCAAGGAAGACCGGCGGGAGTATGAGTTTGTGCTGGAACCGGGCTTTTCCGTGCCGAAGTGGGCCCGGGGCGCAGTGATGTATCAGATTTTTGTGGACCGTTTCTGCTGCGGCAATCCGGATATTACAGTGCGGAACGGGGAATACTACTATATTAACCGCCATGTGTCGGCAGTGGACAACTGGTATAAGTATCCCGAAGACTTTGACGTGTCGGAATTTTACGGCGGGGATCTGGACGGTGTGATTCAGAAGCTGGATTATCTGGAGGATCTGGGGATCGAAGTCATCTATTTCAATCCCCTGTTCGTATCCCCCTCCAGCCATAAGTATGATACCCAGGACTATGATTATATTGATCCCCATATCGGCGCGATCCCCGTGGACGGCGGCGATCTGCTGGCAGACGGCGAAACAGACAACCGGAGAGCCGGCTGCTACCGGCGCCGGGTAACCGATCCCCGCAATCTGGAAGCATCCAACCGGAAGTTTATCGAACTGGTGGAAAAGGCCCATGCCCGCGGCATACGGGTGATTATCGACGGGGTATTCAATCACTGCGGCTCCTTCCACAAATGGCTGGACCGGGAAGGCATCTATGAAAACGCGGTAGGCTACCGGGAGGGGGCGTACCACAGCAAATCCAGCCCTTACCATGATTTCTTCCATTTTGAGGATGAGAACGCGTTTCCGGAAAATTCCACTTATGAGGGATGGTGGGGACACGATACGCTGCCGAAGCTGAATTATGAGGGGTCCCGTGTGCTGGAGCAGTATATTTTAGACATCGGCGCCAAGTGGGTATCCCCGCCGTATAACGCGGATGGCTGGCGTCTGGATGTGGCAGCGGACCTGGGACACAGCCAGGACTACAACCACCGCTTCTGGAAAGAATTCCGCAAGCGGGTCAAAGAGGCCAACCCGGAGGCGCTGATTCTGGCAGAACATTACGGCGATCCTTCCCCCTGGCTCAGGGGCGGCCAATGGGATTCCGTCATGAACTACGACGCATTTATGGAACCGATCTCATGGTTCCTGACCGGCATGGAAAAACACAGCGAGGAATTCCGGGAAGACATGCTGGGCAACTCCGAGGCCGCGCTGCATGCGCTGCGGCATAATATGTCCCGGATGCTGACGCCGTCGCTGCAGTGTGCCATGAACCAGCTGTCCAATCACGATCATTCCCGTTTCCTGACGCGGACCAATCATATGGTGGGACGCGCGTTCCATCTGGGCAAGAAGGCGGCTTCCCAGGGCGTAAACAAGGGAGTAATGAAAGAAGCGGTGGTCTTCCAGATGACATTCCCGGGAGCGCCGACCCTGTATTACGGGGATGAGGCCGGTGTCTGCGGATTTACGGATCCGGACAACCGCAGAACGTATCCCTGGGGACGGGAAGATCAGGAATTGCTGAACTTCCACAAAGAGATCATCCGGATTCACAAAGAAAACGAAGCCTTCCGTACCGGCTCGGTCCGGGAACTGGCCATGGAGCGGAACATGATCTGCTTTGCCCGGTTTAACCGGCAGCAGCAGTTTGTGATTGTATGCAATAACAGTGACTATTCCAAGAGCCTTCATATCGATGTGTGGATCGCGGGAATACCGAAAGACGCGGTACTGGAGCAGATCATGTATACCCAGCCGGAAAGTTTTTCCACACGGCCGGTGCAGTATCAGCTGGAAGACGGGGTACTGACCATAACCCTGCCGAAATATTCCGCCGTGATCCTGAAAAAGCAGCAGTAG
- a CDS encoding TetR/AcrR family transcriptional regulator C-terminal domain-containing protein gives MRQQSEDKTTDQKLADSFKRLACQHPIDKITIQMITDGAGVIRPTFYNHFQDKYNLLEWILVHDILVPVQPMLASGMMNESLWLIFHNILKEKEFYMHVARLEGQNSFESMVEKAISLILSGMLEDQMKGYKLKNRWLTPEHISVYYAKSMTYVLLSWIRSGMELTPEELTDVYGFIISRSLMDLMRDLEQFEPK, from the coding sequence ATGCGACAGCAGTCCGAAGACAAGACCACAGACCAGAAGCTTGCCGACAGCTTCAAACGGCTGGCCTGCCAGCATCCCATCGACAAAATCACCATTCAGATGATTACGGACGGCGCCGGCGTGATCCGCCCGACCTTCTACAATCATTTCCAGGATAAGTACAACCTGCTGGAATGGATTCTGGTGCATGACATCCTGGTGCCGGTGCAGCCGATGCTGGCCAGCGGAATGATGAATGAGAGCCTGTGGCTGATTTTCCATAATATTCTGAAGGAAAAGGAATTTTACATGCATGTGGCCCGGCTGGAAGGGCAGAATTCCTTTGAAAGTATGGTGGAAAAGGCAATTTCACTGATCTTAAGCGGCATGCTGGAAGACCAGATGAAAGGGTACAAATTAAAGAACCGGTGGCTGACACCGGAGCATATTTCGGTGTATTATGCCAAATCCATGACATATGTGCTGCTGTCCTGGATTCGCAGCGGCATGGAGCTGACGCCGGAGGAGCTGACGGATGTCTATGGCTTTATCATTTCCCGTTCGCTGATGGATCTGATGCGGGATCTGGAGCAGTTCGAACCAAAATGA
- a CDS encoding MMPL family transporter, giving the protein MKKLSKGIVKSRFVILILGIVLLVPSLFGYIHTKVNYDILSYLPKSIDSMKGQDIMLDEFGTGAFSTFVVDGMSNKDVVKLKSKIEKVNHVKKVLWYDDVADISVPTEILPDKARKIFMSDKGTLMFIIYDSSMSSTETMQAVEDIRAISNKQCFLSGMSAVVLDIKNLTDKEAPVYVVIAVILSFIVLALTMDSFLVPVFFLLSIGMAIMYNLGTNAFLGDVSYITKAICAVLQLGVTMDYSIFLWHSYEEERDHYEDHKEAMAVAIQKTFVSVIGSSITTIAGFIALCFMTFALGLNLGVVMAKGVVFGVIGCVTILPSFILIFDKALIRTKHKVLLPDVGKVSRFSVKKFPVFIILFCVLIFPAFYGQNHTNVYYNLVKSVPKTLQSVVASDKLKDEFNQQNSQVILFDKNMSAKNEDNMVEQMEHVKGINNAFSLESILGNTVPENLIPKEYLSDVESGKYKIALVTSEYEVGSNQANRQCRQLQKIVHSYDSKAMVVGEASATNDLIRITNHDFNVVNAVSIVLIFVIVAFVFRSISLPIILVSTIEFAIFVNMGIPFFTGASLPFIASIVIGTIQLGSTVDYAILLTNRYKMERFSGKDKRTSIEIAVRMSAQSILVSALSFFVATFGVSVYSNVDIISSLCTLMARGAIISMLTVIFILPAWFMVFDRVICATSVGFRMKKSDKEETERKEGGKVEAHQ; this is encoded by the coding sequence ATGAAGAAGCTGAGTAAGGGGATTGTAAAATCCAGGTTTGTGATCCTCATTTTGGGTATCGTTCTTCTGGTTCCGTCATTGTTCGGTTATATTCACACCAAGGTGAATTATGACATCCTGTCTTATCTTCCGAAATCGATCGATTCGATGAAGGGGCAGGACATCATGCTGGATGAGTTCGGAACCGGTGCTTTTTCCACCTTTGTCGTGGATGGAATGAGCAATAAGGATGTCGTGAAACTGAAATCCAAAATTGAAAAAGTAAACCATGTAAAAAAAGTACTCTGGTACGATGATGTGGCAGACATCAGTGTTCCCACGGAGATTCTTCCGGACAAGGCGCGGAAGATTTTCATGAGCGACAAGGGCACGCTGATGTTTATTATTTATGACAGTTCCATGTCTTCCACGGAAACGATGCAGGCGGTGGAAGACATCCGGGCCATTTCCAATAAACAGTGCTTTTTAAGCGGAATGTCTGCTGTGGTGCTGGATATCAAAAACCTGACGGACAAAGAGGCGCCGGTGTATGTGGTGATCGCCGTGATCCTGTCCTTTATCGTGCTGGCGCTGACCATGGATTCTTTCCTGGTTCCGGTGTTTTTCCTGCTGAGCATCGGCATGGCAATCATGTACAACCTGGGCACCAATGCGTTTCTGGGGGATGTATCCTATATTACAAAGGCGATCTGTGCGGTGCTGCAGCTGGGCGTTACCATGGATTACTCCATTTTCCTGTGGCACAGCTATGAGGAAGAACGGGATCATTACGAAGATCACAAGGAAGCCATGGCGGTGGCGATTCAGAAGACCTTTGTCTCTGTCATCGGCAGTTCCATCACGACCATTGCCGGGTTTATCGCCCTGTGCTTTATGACATTTGCCCTGGGACTGAACCTGGGCGTTGTCATGGCCAAGGGTGTGGTATTCGGCGTCATCGGATGTGTGACGATCCTGCCGTCTTTCATCCTGATCTTTGACAAGGCGCTGATTCGGACCAAGCACAAAGTACTGCTGCCGGATGTGGGCAAGGTGTCACGGTTCAGCGTAAAGAAATTCCCGGTTTTTATCATTCTGTTCTGTGTGCTGATTTTCCCGGCATTTTACGGACAGAATCATACCAACGTCTATTACAATCTGGTGAAGTCCGTGCCGAAGACTCTGCAGAGTGTGGTGGCCAGCGATAAACTGAAGGATGAATTCAATCAGCAGAACAGCCAGGTGATTCTGTTTGATAAGAACATGTCCGCCAAAAATGAGGACAATATGGTCGAGCAGATGGAACATGTGAAAGGGATTAACAATGCCTTCAGCCTGGAATCCATCCTGGGCAACACGGTGCCGGAGAATCTGATACCGAAGGAATATCTTTCCGATGTGGAAAGCGGAAAGTACAAGATCGCACTGGTCACCTCGGAATATGAGGTGGGCAGCAATCAGGCCAATCGGCAGTGCAGACAGCTGCAGAAAATCGTTCATTCCTATGACAGCAAGGCGATGGTCGTGGGAGAGGCTTCCGCGACGAATGACCTGATCCGGATTACCAACCATGACTTCAATGTGGTCAATGCGGTGTCCATCGTGCTGATTTTTGTGATCGTGGCTTTTGTGTTCCGGTCCATATCCCTGCCGATTATCCTGGTATCCACGATCGAATTTGCCATATTTGTCAACATGGGCATCCCGTTCTTTACGGGAGCGTCCCTGCCGTTTATCGCATCCATTGTCATCGGAACCATTCAGCTGGGGTCCACGGTAGACTATGCGATCCTGCTGACTAACCGGTACAAGATGGAGCGGTTTTCCGGCAAAGACAAGCGAACGTCCATAGAAATCGCTGTCCGGATGTCGGCCCAGTCCATTCTGGTCAGCGCGCTGAGCTTTTTCGTCGCTACTTTCGGTGTCAGCGTATATTCCAATGTGGATATCATCAGTTCCCTCTGTACACTGATGGCACGGGGGGCAATCATCAGTATGCTTACAGTTATCTTTATCCTGCCAGCCTGGTTTATGGTGTTTGACCGGGTCATCTGCGCCACAAGCGTGGGATTTCGAATGAAAAAATCGGATAAAGAAGAAACGGAAAGAAAGGAAGGCGGTAAAGTTGAAGCGCATCAGTAA
- a CDS encoding YoaK family protein: MRTYRSDNELFRRCDHFYLFELLIFSAGMMGAYTYMMRGQVFCNAQTLNVVMMAIELGQRHYEQSAYYLIPIGAYLAGAIVAEFLPERTRNKYAIHSGVYIIALEMAVLALIGFVPLSAPDQIAQVAVNFIASMQFTNFRKSEGYPMATTFATNHLRQIGIAIVDYRRTRDLQYRKRLFKHLRMLLMFFAGAAVLSLATGPLQERAIWLALIPLTVCFIIHLWADLG, from the coding sequence ATGCGAACTTACCGAAGCGACAATGAACTTTTTCGGCGCTGCGATCATTTTTATCTGTTTGAACTGCTGATTTTCTCAGCGGGAATGATGGGCGCCTATACCTATATGATGCGGGGCCAGGTCTTCTGCAACGCCCAGACCCTGAATGTGGTCATGATGGCCATCGAACTGGGGCAGCGGCACTATGAACAATCCGCCTACTATCTGATCCCCATCGGCGCCTATCTGGCCGGCGCCATTGTGGCGGAATTTCTGCCGGAGCGCACCCGAAATAAGTACGCCATCCACAGCGGCGTCTATATTATCGCGCTGGAAATGGCGGTGCTTGCCCTGATCGGGTTTGTTCCCCTCAGCGCGCCGGACCAGATCGCGCAGGTGGCGGTAAATTTTATTGCTTCCATGCAGTTTACCAACTTCCGCAAATCCGAAGGCTATCCCATGGCCACCACATTTGCCACCAATCATCTGCGCCAGATCGGCATCGCCATCGTGGACTACCGGCGCACCAGGGATCTTCAGTACCGCAAGCGGCTCTTCAAGCATCTCCGTATGCTGCTGATGTTTTTCGCCGGCGCCGCCGTGCTGTCCCTGGCTACCGGACCACTGCAGGAACGGGCCATCTGGCTGGCCCTGATTCCGCTGACGGTCTGCTTTATCATTCATCTCTGGGCCGATCTCGGCTGA